From the Juglans microcarpa x Juglans regia isolate MS1-56 chromosome 3D, Jm3101_v1.0, whole genome shotgun sequence genome, the window GAGAAGTTGCTTATCTGAAGAAGGGGAGCCATCAAAGCCTGTTAAAAGAAGACGTGCGCGTGAATCTACTGGGTCTGCAGAGCGTTCTACTCGAGACTCAGAGCGAGGTCATAGTGCAGTTACTTCATAAGGGTCCTGTGAGtgttctatttaaaataaatgaaagaagataGTCGAAAATGAAGAGCGAGGTGCCCTCCTTGTCGCCTTCATTAATGATTTATCTTCAAATATGCAAAATGAGTTTACGTTTTTTGGCAAGTGAACGTGCTAATAAATCATCAATGCCTCGCTGGCATCGtgatttacaaattttttagttcattttgtaGTCTTGGAATGGGAGTTCCGGGAATCATTGAGAAAATTGCAGAGAGAGCTGATGTAAGAAAAACTAGATATTTTCTGCCGTTTGATTTTTGGCTCATGTTATGTACTGAAACTATAATTTGACATTTATAGCTGTCGTCGACATGGGATTCCAAAATCCTGCTAATAGGAAGAACAGAAAGGAACCCATGCCTGGTATTACTTTTCACGTTCGACGTGAAGTTATTTCGGCAGTTCAGGACatcaatcataataatcatCGTCGTAATAAATTCATGACGTAGAAATTGCCCTACTTTCAACATGTTTGACACTGGTTATtctctgcattttctctttctttaccTCGATAATTCTACTCTAATGGTTGGTTTTACTCGTATACCACTTTCTGATGTTGCGTACAgttttattaaaggaaaatcCTACTCCTACCGAGAATATCCACCAGAGTGGTTATCgattgtactctttttttttttttttttttttgttatttaaaggttaagaaattttttttaatcattttgtaaattttctctttttaaaaaatatttaaaggagtgtgaaaaaaaaaaatttacatgcaTCGGTGAGATTCTGTAGCAAcctctttattaaaaaagaaacaattgcGTTTGAacgttgaattgagttgagatgataaaatattattagaatattattttttaatattattattattttgatatttaaaaatattaaattatttattatattttgtgttgaaatttaaaaaaaatataaggatgaattgaaataaatttagatgagtTTTGGATTCAAACGTAAGTTAGTCCATAAGTTTACTGCTTGCTTCGTAagacaagaaaataagaagTGAAAAACAAGGGTAAGAAATGAGCTTGCTGCTTGCTTCGTAGCTGAAACTCGGATGGGTTGGAGCGCTTCCATTTGTGGACTGCGGCGAAGGCCTTGTTCGGATAgtgatgattataatttttttaaattttaaaataaaaaataatattatgtgcTCCGCTTCGTGTCTTGTTCTTCTATCTGTGTTAACCCAACTTTGCCACGTGGCCAGAAAGATAAAAGGAAATTCTTCCACCAGCCACGTCACAACACGTTTGCGACAAAGATACCTTTGACAGCCGGGACGGGCCCACAACTAAAGCAAAGTTAACCCGGGTTAGGTTACTGAGCCCAGCTCTAACAAGTCCCATCTACGTAAGGCTCGGCTCTGTCACACACTTCACCGAAACCCAACCTTTATTCCCTTTGTAACGATCATACGAAAGTAAGTTATTAGATTAGCCTAATCACTcctacttctctctctctttctctctcaattcCACGTTACCTTCtgatctctcttcctctcctcatcTTCTACATTACTCTCGGAAATCAGGTACGCAACCTTTAATTACACTATTTTTACTGTAATCTCAGTGGTCTGTCCAATGAAAACTTTGTTTACTTCTACTCTATTTGTCTCTCTAGATTTCGTTGCCTCTGTTTCTCTTAAATCTAGTCATGGCCTTGATTTTATCTTGCTTTCTGTTTGGTTGCAGAGAAATGTGAGggggaaaagagaagaaaatattagAGCTTTCTAAGTTTCCTATCGATGAAATATTGGCCTTTGTTTTAAATCTGATAACGTGTGTTCTCTATTGTTTAGTACTAGAATCATTACTTTTCCCATCTTTTCTATGCAACTAATAGAACATTAATGGATTTCTCAATGTTGAAATAGTCGAATATGTATTAGTGGGAATGAGACTAGCCACCTGAGGCGATAGTATTTCGTTCACTCTTAAGATAAGATTCTTTGCGTTTACAATTTCTTGTAAAGAAACATTTAGgtgttgtttggatagtgagatgaaataagatggttttaatattattattattttttaatttgaaaattttgaattgtttattatattttgcgtgggaatttgaaaaagttataatgatgagatgagatgagatgaaatactttcactatccaaacgaggcgagtagaacaaaatttctttctataGTCCTCTTTGTTCATGTAGTATGTGTTTGAAATTAGAGTTTGCAGTACGTTGATTGGTTAACATTCCTCTAAATTTGTGTTTGGATTTTCAGTTGAATCTCTGCAAAATAATTTTGCCACTGATGATTAGGATGGAAGTGGATAACAAGTTGTTCAATATGGGTCTTCTCATTGTGGCCACTCTAGTGGTGGCAAAGCTTATTTCTGCGCTTATAGTGCCTAGATCGAGAAAACGTCTCCCTCCAGTTGTTAAGTCATGGCCTGTGATCGGTGGGCTTATCCGCTTCATGAAAGGTCCTATTCTGATGCTGAGGGAGGAGTACCCAAAGCTTGGAAGTGTATTCACATTGACTCTGGTTAACAAGAAGATTACTTTCTTTATCGGTCCCGAGGTTTCCTCACACTTCTTTAAAGCCTCCGAGTCTGATCTTAGCCAGCAGGAGGTGTACCAGTTCAATGTGCCAACTTTTGGTCCTGGAGTAGTATTTGATGTCGATTACTCAGTGCGGCAAGAGCAGTTTCGGTTCTTCACAGAGTCCCTGAGAGTGAATAAACTGAAGGGATATGTGGATCAGATGGTTGCAGAAGCTGAGGTAGGTGTTTGGGTCGAATATGAAGGATTTCTGTTACTTTTCTTCCACGTGTTTGgggtaatatatatatcaagtaggAAGATCCAAGGGTTCCATTTTGTTTGGTAAGATGTAATTTATTTGGTATGTGATAAGACCAGAGGcaattttctttgaaattgtTCTCATAATGGAAAGCTAGTGTGCCATCCGTTGAGATTGGGGAGATGAAAGAACAATATTCGAGTACAGGTGCCCAGAAGTTTATATAGTTGAGAAAACTTTACCGCAACTTTGTCAAGACCTCAACTGCAAATTTTTTGTGCTCTTTACGATGTTTATGAAGTTTTCTCATTCTTAATGGCTATACATATCAATTATGCCGTTGTTGAAGTCTTCTGAGGATCCAAACTTGCAGATGGATCATAGATCCCTGTCAAAGGGAGTTATTCACCCAAAGTGGTTAAGGGTATTTTTTAGTGAAAAGAGATGCGTATTTTTATATAGGAAACTAATGCAAAATAAGCATCAACGTAGTAAAGTAGATAGACAATGCCTACACTATTGTGTGAATACTTATGCTGCGTAGGTGTCCTTAATTTGCAAAATAAGAATTTACAGGCTTAAAGTTTGGTCATACCATGAATTCTGCTTCTAATTTTCCCTAATTTCAGCCCAGTCATTCGGTGCTTTCCCTAATTTGAGTAGTTTACAGAAGTGAGGTTCTTTGTATTATTAGATTTGGCATTATTCCTTACTTTGCAGGATTGATCACTTCAGGGTCCTAATTATTTTTCACTCTGGCACTGAGCAGGACTACTTCTCAAAATGGGGAGACAGTGGTGAGGTGGATATAAAGTATGAACTGGAGCATCTGATCATTTTGACAGCCAGTAGATGTCTCTTGGGCCGAGAAGTTCGCGATAAGCTCTTTGATGATGTTTCTGCCTTGTTCCATGACCTTGACAATGGAATGCTTCCCATCAGTGTTATCTTCCCATACCTGCCCATTCCTGCTCACCGACGCCGCGACCGGGCCCGCAAGAAGCTTGCAGAAATCTTTGCAAAAATCATAGCCTCCCGCAAATGTGCTGGCAAGTCGGAGAATGACATGCTGCAGTGCTTCATTGACTCAAAGTATAAAGATGGCCGCCCGACAACTGAGGCAGAGATCACTGGTCTGTTGATTGCTGCTCTATTTGCTGGTCAGCACACCAGTTCCATCACCTCCACTTGGACTGGGGCGTATCTCCTCCGTCACAAGGAGTACCTATCCGCTGTATTGGAAGAGCAGAAGAACCTGATGGGAAAGCATGGGAATAAGGTTGATCATGATATCTTGTCTGAGATGGACGTCCTGTATCGGTGCATTAAGGAAGCCTTAAGGCTCCACCCCCCGCTGATTTTGCTGCTACGTAGCTCGCATAGTGATTTTAGTGTGACAACCCGAGATGGTAAAGAATATGACATCCCAAAGGGCAACATAGTTGCCACATCACCAGCTTTTGCAAACCGCCTTCCTCATATTTATAAGGATCCAGACAGGTATGATCCTGACAGATTTGCCATTGGGAGAGAAGAGGACAAGGCTGCAGGGGCattctcatatatttcatttGGAGGTGGCAGGCATGGTTGCCTTGGTGAGCCTTTTGCATACCTGCAAATAAAGGCAATATGGAGCAATTTGCTAAGGAATTTTGAGCTGGAGCTTGTGTCACCTTTTCCTGAGATTGATTGGAATGCCATGGTTGTGGGTGTGAAGGGGAAGGTTATGGTACGTTACAAGCGGCGGAAGCTTTGTGTAAATTAATCTAAGGTGACCGGCAAGTCTAAATTAATTACTCGATCTTTGGGATTTTATTGCGGCATCCTGTATGCATCTACACCCTCAAGTCGAAGTTTCATTTATCTGTGTTTCTAGATAGGTCTTGCTCTCGATTGTTGAATTGTGACCTTCGTTAGTTTCATGTATTTTATGGTGATTTATGTAGCTTTTAATGATGCTTTGGTCTTGTTTGAGTTCTAAATTTGATCAAGCAGCACGCTTTTCACCATCAACAGAGAGAGAAGCTTTTATCTTTGAATGTTGGCTCCAGCATTTAAGCAAAAGCAAAGATGCTAATGCTCGAGTCAAATTTGGGTCCAACTCTAATGCTAATTCATTCCGCAAAAAAAGAGTTCAGCCTTTCTCCACTCGCATGTAGTTACAATGATAATGATATGATGGTACAACCGAATcttgaaacaaaaattctaattaCAAGGGCCGGCTAGTAGCCTTTCTTACTTTGCTGGGCAATGACAAGTGGTAACAAAACCAATCGAAGCTACTTGCCATAATATTTAGATcccaacaaaagaaataaaaggtaaaatataaaaaatagatctcTCTGTCCACCGATCAAGGGCCAGTGCtaatataaaaacaatagaaGCTCACATTCATTATCGTCAAGATGATGATGTTCCATGTCTCTCTGCCAGGTCATAATCTTTATGCACCCTGGATTAAAGCATGActcaaatacataaaactcTCTGTTAAGGAACAAAACAGAATACAAGCTAACCTCAATTTTCAGATCTTGGCATTGGCG encodes:
- the LOC121256088 gene encoding sterol 14-demethylase-like; the protein is MIRMEVDNKLFNMGLLIVATLVVAKLISALIVPRSRKRLPPVVKSWPVIGGLIRFMKGPILMLREEYPKLGSVFTLTLVNKKITFFIGPEVSSHFFKASESDLSQQEVYQFNVPTFGPGVVFDVDYSVRQEQFRFFTESLRVNKLKGYVDQMVAEAEDYFSKWGDSGEVDIKYELEHLIILTASRCLLGREVRDKLFDDVSALFHDLDNGMLPISVIFPYLPIPAHRRRDRARKKLAEIFAKIIASRKCAGKSENDMLQCFIDSKYKDGRPTTEAEITGLLIAALFAGQHTSSITSTWTGAYLLRHKEYLSAVLEEQKNLMGKHGNKVDHDILSEMDVLYRCIKEALRLHPPLILLLRSSHSDFSVTTRDGKEYDIPKGNIVATSPAFANRLPHIYKDPDRYDPDRFAIGREEDKAAGAFSYISFGGGRHGCLGEPFAYLQIKAIWSNLLRNFELELVSPFPEIDWNAMVVGVKGKVMVRYKRRKLCVN